One genomic window of Conyzicola nivalis includes the following:
- a CDS encoding type IV pilus twitching motility protein PilT: MVPESDTAPEPGSHPPANDETIDFDSTFDSREFAPPANGSPSYVSAFDPEAYVSPFAEVPTEPAATFQFPSDDAIPIFDTGAFDAPPPSVVPDDDSALPASSGAGPETPAARDAAPAWSASTTPPAPTTEETETMGRRAQRLREAEEAGAPTSETSPVSLTEPIDVFARSAATEVLAAIDPSGETAELKPSVPYLSTKPPVEALQFTLTPLPFGSGGIDDDSFDLSDLGQGQAGTDPDLVAALNIVVSLGASDLHVSVGTVPLIRVDGALQSVPGFDTWDADKVTSAIHSILSPKHRDQFEAELELDFAYSLSKSSRFRVNIYQQRDSIGAAFRLIPTGIKQLAELGMPAQIAEFAQLQRGLVLVTGPTGSGKSTTLAALIDLVNATRADHIVTVEDPIEFIHSNKMALVNQREVGHDTHSFNNALKHVLRQDPDVILIGELRDLETISVALTAAETGHLVFATLHTQDAPQTIDRLIDVFPTHQQGQVRTQLAATLRGVVCQTLVKHASGQGRVVATEVMVTTSAVANLIREGKTYQIATAMQAGGALGMHTLDQHLADLVNSGEITHGAAREKARDVEAIGRLIHRVDTSIAAGFGNNDALYTETNPGGKH; this comes from the coding sequence GTGGTGCCAGAGTCCGACACCGCGCCTGAACCCGGGTCCCACCCTCCGGCGAACGACGAGACGATCGATTTCGATAGCACCTTCGACTCCAGAGAATTCGCCCCGCCGGCTAACGGGTCGCCATCGTACGTCTCGGCCTTCGACCCCGAAGCGTACGTCTCTCCGTTCGCGGAGGTACCGACGGAGCCCGCCGCCACGTTCCAGTTCCCCTCGGACGACGCGATTCCGATCTTCGATACGGGAGCTTTCGACGCGCCTCCGCCGTCCGTGGTTCCGGACGACGATTCGGCGCTTCCCGCGTCTTCGGGCGCCGGCCCGGAGACGCCCGCCGCCCGCGACGCAGCACCCGCTTGGTCTGCGTCGACAACGCCGCCCGCCCCCACCACGGAGGAGACGGAGACCATGGGCCGCCGCGCGCAACGCCTCCGCGAGGCGGAAGAGGCCGGCGCGCCGACGTCAGAGACGAGTCCGGTCTCTCTCACGGAGCCGATCGACGTGTTCGCACGATCCGCCGCCACTGAGGTTCTCGCCGCGATCGATCCGTCCGGCGAGACCGCTGAGCTGAAGCCATCCGTGCCCTACCTGTCCACGAAGCCGCCGGTCGAAGCGCTGCAATTCACGCTGACCCCGCTCCCATTCGGATCCGGGGGTATCGACGACGACTCGTTCGACCTGTCTGACCTCGGTCAAGGTCAGGCGGGAACAGATCCCGACCTCGTGGCGGCGCTCAACATCGTGGTGAGCCTCGGGGCATCCGACCTCCACGTGAGTGTCGGTACCGTGCCGTTGATCCGCGTCGACGGCGCGCTCCAGTCGGTTCCCGGTTTCGACACGTGGGACGCCGACAAGGTGACATCCGCCATTCACAGCATCCTGAGTCCGAAGCACCGCGACCAGTTCGAGGCCGAGCTCGAACTCGACTTCGCGTACTCGCTGTCGAAGTCGTCCCGCTTCCGGGTGAACATCTACCAGCAGCGTGACTCGATCGGGGCGGCGTTCCGCCTCATCCCGACCGGGATCAAGCAGCTCGCCGAACTCGGCATGCCGGCGCAGATCGCGGAATTCGCTCAACTGCAGCGAGGCCTCGTGCTCGTGACCGGCCCCACTGGGTCGGGTAAGTCGACGACGCTCGCGGCACTCATCGACCTGGTCAACGCGACACGCGCCGACCATATCGTGACCGTGGAAGACCCCATCGAGTTCATCCACTCCAACAAGATGGCGCTGGTCAACCAGCGCGAGGTCGGCCACGACACACACAGCTTCAACAACGCGCTCAAGCACGTGCTGCGACAAGACCCCGACGTCATTCTCATCGGCGAGCTTCGAGATCTCGAGACGATCTCGGTCGCATTGACCGCGGCGGAAACCGGTCACCTCGTCTTCGCGACGCTTCATACCCAGGATGCCCCGCAAACCATCGACCGCCTCATCGATGTGTTTCCCACCCATCAGCAGGGACAAGTGCGAACGCAACTGGCAGCGACCCTGCGCGGAGTGGTCTGCCAGACCCTCGTGAAGCATGCGAGCGGGCAAGGCCGGGTCGTGGCCACAGAGGTCATGGTGACAACGTCGGCCGTCGCGAACCTGATCCGCGAGGGAAAGACCTACCAGATCGCTACAGCAATGCAGGCCGGTGGCGCTCTGGGCATGCACACGCTCGACCAGCATCTTGCCGATCTTGTTAATTCCGGCGAAATCACCCATGGCGCAGCGCGAGAAAAAGCTAGAGATGTCGAGGCTATCGGGCGTCTCATCCACCGGGTCGACACGTCGATAGCGGCTGGCTTCGGCAACAATGACGCGCTGTACACCGAGACCAACCCGGGGGGCAAGCACTGA